Sequence from the Rhodococcus jostii RHA1 genome:
GAGCCCTGGCGGACCGTCGACAGTCCGGCGAATCCCACCCCGACCAGACGCACCGGCCCGAGTTCCAGCGGATCGATCACCTGGCGCTGCGCCGCCGCGACGAGGATCTGACGGTCGAGGGTCGCGTAGGGCAGCGTCACCGAGCGCGTCACGACGCTCATGTCCGCCTTCTTCAGCTTCAGCACCACCGTCCGCGCCGCCCGGCCGTCCTTCTGCAGACGCACGAACGCGGACGCCGCGCTCGACTCGACGGCACCGCGCAACTCCGCCATCGTGACGATGTCGGTGGCGAAAGTCGTCTCCGCACTGACCTGTTTGGACTCGGCGCGTTCGGCGACCGGCCGATTGTCGATGCCCTGCGCCAACCGGTGCAGGCCCGGTCCGACCGTGGTGCCCAGAATGGACGCCACCTCCGATTCCGGGGTCCGCGCGAAACCGCCGATGGTCTCGATGCCGAGCCGCTTCAGCTTCTCCTCCGCGACTGGGCCGATGCCCCACAGCTTCCGCACCGGAAGCTCGTCCAGCACCGCATGCTGCTCGTCCGGCGGAATCACCGTGATCCCGTTGGGTTTGGCCAGACCGGACGCGATCTTGGCCACCTGCTTGCCCGACCCGGCACCGATGGACGCGACCAGTCCCGTCTCCTCGAGCACCAACGCGCGCAGTCCCTCGCAATAGCGTTGCACCGTGCCCGCATCCGCCCCGGCCAGCTCGATGGGTTCGCCGAACGCCTCGTCCATCGACAGTTGCTCGAGCACCGGCATCGGGCCGCGGAGCGCGTCGAACACGGACTTGCTCAACATGCCGTAGAGGC
This genomic interval carries:
- a CDS encoding DNA polymerase IV; the protein is MLHLDMDAFFASVEQLTRPTLRGRPVLVGGLGGRGVVAGASYEARVFGARSAMPMHQARRLVGPGAVVLPPRGRLYGMLSKSVFDALRGPMPVLEQLSMDEAFGEPIELAGADAGTVQRYCEGLRALVLEETGLVASIGAGSGKQVAKIASGLAKPNGITVIPPDEQHAVLDELPVRKLWGIGPVAEEKLKRLGIETIGGFARTPESEVASILGTTVGPGLHRLAQGIDNRPVAERAESKQVSAETTFATDIVTMAELRGAVESSAASAFVRLQKDGRAARTVVLKLKKADMSVVTRSVTLPYATLDRQILVAAAQRQVIDPLELGPVRLVGVGFAGLSTVRQGSLFPELDLDVPGYQESKITVAGADDGLSAPVPAPARAIDTRWHPGLDVTHPDFGHGWVQGAGHGVVTVRFETRTTGPGKARTFKVDDAQLERADVEGSLE